From Deinococcus aquaticus, one genomic window encodes:
- a CDS encoding YciI-like protein encodes MHFLLLYRDLVPDYVTRREPLRAAHLAHAQAAADRGDLLLGGALADPVDGAALLFQGDTPDAAELFARTDPYVLGGLVGTWEVRRWHTVVGAGAAHRP; translated from the coding sequence ATGCACTTCCTGCTGCTGTACCGCGACCTCGTCCCCGACTACGTCACGCGGCGCGAACCGCTGCGGGCGGCGCACCTCGCGCACGCGCAGGCCGCCGCCGACCGGGGCGACCTGCTGCTGGGGGGCGCGCTGGCCGACCCGGTGGACGGCGCCGCCCTGCTGTTCCAGGGCGACACCCCGGACGCCGCCGAGCTGTTCGCCCGCACGGACCCGTACGTGCTGGGCGGACTGGTGGGCACCTGGGAGGTGCGGCGCTGGCACACGGTGGTCGGGGCGGGCGCCGCGCACCGGCCCTGA
- a CDS encoding catalase has protein sequence MKTTAPQAPQGRLTNHSGNAAPSNTNSLTAGERGPVLLQDWHLLERMAHFNRERVPERVVHAKGSGAFGTFRVTRAIPELTAAGLFQKEGAECRMLARFSTVAGERGFPDTVRDPRGFALKFYTEDGNWDMVGNNTPIFFVRDAIKFQDFIHSQKRHPVTGRRSNAMQFDFWGLRPESLHQVMYLFGDRGLPRSYRFMNGYSSHTYSLWNEQGERFYVKWHFHSQQGVQNLTEDLAAKIASENSDYHFQDLFDAIDQGDYPKWTVSIQVMPEADAETYHINPFDLTKVWPHADYPLMQVGEFELNENPQNYFAEIEQAAFEPSNMPRGFGASPDKMLQARLMSYADAHRYRIGINYAALPVNKAACPVMTYHRDGQTRFDGNFGGTPVYEPNSYGGPDVPADTLQEPPMPLGSMADRFGWPEDDADLYGQPRELYRVMSEGERGRLAMNFAGALAGVPDFIVDRFVGHLEKVSAELSSGVRDGIAKKRAIAKPELTDLLTETHTHAAGGDQKPQMAVSADD, from the coding sequence ATGAAAACCACCGCCCCCCAGGCCCCCCAGGGACGCCTGACCAACCACTCCGGCAACGCCGCCCCCAGCAACACCAACAGCCTCACCGCCGGCGAGCGCGGCCCCGTGCTGCTGCAGGACTGGCACCTGCTCGAACGCATGGCGCACTTCAACCGCGAGCGCGTCCCCGAGCGCGTCGTGCACGCCAAGGGTAGCGGCGCGTTCGGTACCTTCCGCGTCACGCGCGCCATCCCGGAACTGACGGCCGCAGGGCTCTTCCAGAAGGAAGGCGCCGAGTGCCGCATGCTGGCCCGCTTCAGCACCGTCGCCGGTGAACGCGGCTTCCCCGACACCGTCCGCGACCCGCGCGGCTTCGCGCTGAAGTTCTACACCGAGGACGGCAACTGGGACATGGTCGGCAACAACACGCCGATCTTCTTCGTGCGTGACGCCATCAAATTCCAGGACTTCATCCACAGCCAGAAACGCCACCCGGTCACGGGACGGCGCAGCAACGCCATGCAGTTCGACTTCTGGGGCCTGCGCCCCGAGAGCCTGCATCAGGTCATGTACCTGTTCGGCGACCGTGGCCTGCCCCGCTCCTACCGCTTCATGAACGGCTACTCCAGCCACACGTACAGCCTCTGGAACGAGCAGGGCGAACGCTTCTACGTCAAGTGGCACTTCCACAGCCAGCAGGGCGTGCAGAACCTCACCGAGGACCTCGCCGCGAAGATCGCCTCCGAGAACAGCGACTACCACTTCCAGGACCTGTTCGACGCCATCGACCAGGGCGACTACCCCAAGTGGACCGTCAGCATCCAGGTCATGCCCGAGGCGGACGCCGAGACGTACCACATCAACCCCTTCGACCTCACCAAGGTCTGGCCGCACGCCGACTACCCCCTGATGCAGGTCGGGGAGTTCGAACTGAACGAGAACCCCCAGAACTACTTCGCCGAGATCGAGCAGGCCGCCTTCGAGCCCAGCAACATGCCGCGCGGCTTCGGTGCCAGCCCCGACAAGATGCTCCAGGCCCGCCTCATGAGCTACGCCGACGCCCACCGCTACCGCATCGGCATCAACTACGCCGCGCTGCCCGTGAACAAGGCCGCCTGTCCCGTCATGACCTACCACCGTGACGGCCAGACGCGCTTCGACGGGAACTTCGGCGGTACGCCCGTGTACGAACCCAACTCGTACGGCGGCCCCGACGTGCCCGCGGACACCCTGCAGGAACCCCCCATGCCGCTGGGCAGCATGGCCGACCGCTTCGGCTGGCCCGAGGACGACGCCGACCTGTACGGCCAGCCCCGCGAGCTGTACCGCGTCATGAGCGAAGGCGAACGCGGCCGCCTCGCCATGAACTTCGCCGGAGCCCTGGCGGGCGTGCCCGACTTCATCGTGGACCGCTTCGTGGGCCACCTGGAGAAAGTCTCGGCCGAACTGTCCAGCGGCGTCCGCGACGGCATCGCCAAGAAACGCGCCATAGCCAAACCCGAACTGACCGACCTGCTGACCGAAACGCACACCCACGCGGCCGGCGGCGACCAGAAACCCCAGATGGCCGTCAGCGCCGACGACTGA
- a CDS encoding (2Fe-2S)-binding protein: MTATETTDTALRTVTLKVNGQNIRQEVEPRTLLAYALRDAGLKGTHVGCDTSSCGCCVVLIDGDTPAKSCTMFAVQAEGHEITTVEGLGSPGDLHPLQQAFWDQHGLQCGYCTPGMLMTAKAMLGHNPDPTDQEVREFLSGNLCRCTGYNNIVKAVQQAARVMRDEAQAQALAGMVPTPSTGTAEGGAQ, encoded by the coding sequence ATGACCGCCACCGAAACCACCGACACCGCCCTGCGCACCGTGACCCTCAAGGTGAACGGGCAGAACATCCGCCAGGAAGTCGAACCCCGCACCCTGCTTGCCTACGCCCTGCGTGACGCCGGCCTGAAAGGCACGCACGTCGGCTGCGACACCTCCTCGTGCGGCTGCTGCGTCGTGCTGATCGACGGCGACACGCCCGCCAAGTCCTGCACCATGTTCGCCGTGCAGGCCGAAGGGCACGAGATCACCACCGTCGAGGGCCTCGGCAGCCCCGGCGACCTGCACCCCCTGCAACAGGCCTTCTGGGACCAGCACGGCCTGCAGTGCGGGTACTGCACGCCCGGCATGCTCATGACCGCCAAGGCCATGCTTGGGCACAACCCGGACCCCACCGACCAGGAAGTCCGCGAGTTCCTGAGCGGCAACCTGTGCCGCTGCACCGGCTACAACAACATCGTCAAGGCCGTGCAGCAGGCCGCGCGCGTCATGCGCGACGAGGCGCAGGCGCAGGCCCTGGCCGGCATGGTCCCCACTCCCAGCACCGGCACCGCCGAAGGAGGAGCGCAGTGA
- a CDS encoding putative ABC transporter permease subunit, protein MTTAPSPAPTPAPASARPPARPSLLRVKLLSLRHTLQRGPKWGYALVGTLAALLVVAEVIGTWRALTFLATFGDIGLNVFSRVLEIGLITLASGVTFSATTAAISTLYLSDDLNFLLTQPVPTWRVFALKVSETFLNAALVPVFLTLPLLLTVAAYFHAPVWAYPVMLLADLLVFAAPVGLGALLAVALMRFAPVGRVREVSTALGVLISAGLVYAIRALRPEVLVQKLQDPSKVEALLRDFAGPSSPLLPPSWAAQGIWQAAHGHLAAPLLPLLLLTGTLLLGATLLATKAYQEGWARALDSSTPRLDPTPRRAGRTERLLNRLGPGGALAAKDLRVTLRDPTQWSQLLVVVALAGVYLVSVKAVPIPVPQFRGILGYIQLAFQGFIIAGIAVRLAFPAVSTEARAYWLLRTAPIDPRQIVLSKFLGVLPVTLTVGLVMGVASALSMSLGPTLLLLSVLVSVSNAFVITALGVGLGAAAPKFDADNPAEIGVSPGGLAFMGLSLAYSVLCLLLLARPAAGSVLRPDLYPGYSALTTPEGILGLIGLALATILGTYLSLRTGWQRLDRLE, encoded by the coding sequence GTGACCACCGCTCCCAGTCCGGCCCCCACTCCCGCCCCGGCGTCTGCGCGCCCACCGGCCCGGCCCAGCCTGCTGCGCGTGAAACTGCTGTCCCTGCGGCACACCCTGCAACGCGGTCCGAAATGGGGGTACGCGCTGGTCGGCACGCTCGCCGCGCTGCTGGTCGTGGCCGAGGTGATCGGCACCTGGCGGGCGCTGACCTTCCTGGCCACCTTCGGGGACATCGGCCTGAACGTCTTTTCCCGCGTGCTGGAAATCGGCCTGATCACCCTCGCCAGCGGCGTCACCTTCAGCGCCACCACCGCCGCCATCAGTACCCTGTACCTCAGTGACGACCTGAACTTCCTGCTCACGCAGCCCGTCCCCACCTGGCGGGTGTTCGCCCTGAAGGTCAGCGAGACATTCCTGAACGCCGCGCTCGTCCCGGTGTTCCTGACGCTGCCGCTGCTGCTGACCGTCGCCGCGTACTTCCACGCGCCCGTCTGGGCGTACCCGGTCATGCTGCTGGCCGACCTGCTGGTGTTCGCCGCGCCCGTCGGACTGGGCGCGCTGCTGGCCGTCGCCCTGATGCGCTTCGCGCCGGTCGGCCGGGTCCGCGAGGTCAGCACCGCGCTGGGCGTGCTGATCAGCGCCGGACTGGTGTACGCCATCCGCGCCCTGCGCCCCGAGGTGCTGGTCCAGAAACTCCAGGACCCCAGCAAGGTCGAGGCGTTGCTGCGTGACTTCGCCGGGCCGTCCAGCCCGCTGCTGCCGCCCTCCTGGGCCGCGCAGGGCATCTGGCAGGCCGCGCACGGTCACCTCGCCGCGCCGCTGCTGCCGCTGCTGCTGCTGACGGGCACGCTGCTGCTCGGCGCGACCCTGCTCGCCACGAAGGCCTACCAGGAAGGCTGGGCACGTGCCCTGGACTCCAGCACCCCCCGCCTGGACCCCACCCCCCGCCGCGCCGGACGCACCGAACGCCTGCTGAACCGCCTCGGCCCCGGCGGCGCGCTGGCCGCCAAGGACCTGCGCGTCACGCTGCGCGACCCCACCCAGTGGAGCCAGCTGCTCGTCGTCGTCGCGCTGGCCGGCGTGTACCTCGTCAGCGTCAAGGCCGTGCCCATCCCGGTGCCGCAGTTCCGGGGCATCCTCGGGTACATCCAGCTGGCCTTCCAGGGGTTCATCATCGCCGGGATCGCCGTGCGCCTCGCCTTCCCCGCCGTGTCCACCGAGGCGCGGGCGTACTGGCTGCTGCGCACCGCGCCCATCGACCCGCGCCAGATCGTCCTCAGCAAGTTCCTGGGCGTGCTGCCCGTCACGCTCACGGTCGGCCTCGTCATGGGTGTCGCCAGCGCCCTGAGCATGAGCCTCGGCCCCACCCTGCTGCTGCTCAGCGTACTCGTCAGCGTCAGCAACGCCTTCGTCATCACCGCGCTCGGCGTCGGCCTGGGCGCCGCCGCCCCCAAATTCGACGCCGACAACCCCGCCGAGATCGGCGTCAGCCCCGGCGGCCTCGCCTTCATGGGCCTCAGCCTCGCGTACTCGGTGCTGTGCCTGCTGCTGCTCGCCCGGCCCGCCGCCGGCAGCGTCCTGCGCCCCGACCTGTACCCCGGTTACAGCGCCCTGACCACCCCGGAAGGCATCCTGGGATTGATCGGACTGGCACTGGCGACCATCCTCGGCACGTACCTCAGCCTCCGCACCGGCTGGCAACGCCTCGACCGGCTGGAATAG
- a CDS encoding FAD binding domain-containing protein — protein sequence MFPAAFDYIRAHSAEEALAALAQHGAEARILAGGQSLIPAMRLRLARPAVLVDLGGVKDLGYLHEEGGELRVGAMTRDVTLERNANVRARYSLLTDTGAVVADPVVRCLGTVVGSLCHSDPSGDWGAAALAARAVMVARSASGERLIPIDEFLVDSFQTSLEEGELAVEVRFPTPDGRTHGSYQKIERKVGDYATAAAAVQITLGEDGRVTHAGVALTAAGPRPVRVDAAEKLLLGQLLTEDVIRAASEEARAVSDPFADTRGSVEYKKDMARVLVARGLRASAARLGTGVTA from the coding sequence GTGTTTCCAGCTGCATTCGATTACATCCGCGCCCACTCAGCAGAGGAGGCCCTGGCCGCGCTCGCGCAGCATGGCGCCGAGGCCCGCATCCTGGCCGGCGGGCAGAGCCTGATTCCTGCCATGCGCCTGCGACTCGCCCGCCCGGCCGTGCTGGTCGACCTGGGTGGCGTGAAGGACCTGGGCTACCTACATGAGGAAGGCGGCGAACTGCGCGTCGGCGCCATGACCCGCGACGTGACCCTGGAACGCAACGCGAACGTCCGCGCCCGCTACAGCCTCCTGACCGACACCGGCGCTGTCGTGGCCGACCCGGTCGTGCGCTGCCTGGGCACGGTTGTCGGCAGCCTGTGCCACAGCGACCCCAGCGGCGACTGGGGCGCGGCGGCCCTGGCCGCGCGCGCCGTGATGGTCGCCCGCAGCGCCAGCGGCGAACGCCTGATCCCCATCGACGAGTTCCTGGTGGACTCCTTCCAGACCTCGCTGGAAGAGGGTGAACTGGCCGTCGAGGTGCGCTTCCCCACGCCGGACGGCCGCACGCACGGCTCGTACCAGAAGATCGAGCGCAAGGTCGGCGATTACGCCACCGCCGCCGCCGCCGTGCAGATCACGCTGGGCGAGGACGGCCGCGTCACGCACGCCGGGGTCGCCCTGACCGCTGCGGGCCCCCGCCCGGTGCGTGTGGACGCCGCCGAGAAACTACTGCTGGGCCAACTGCTGACCGAGGACGTCATCCGCGCCGCCAGCGAGGAAGCCCGCGCCGTCAGTGACCCGTTTGCGGACACGCGCGGCAGCGTGGAGTACAAGAAAGACATGGCCCGCGTGCTCGTCGCGCGCGGCCTTCGCGCCAGCGCCGCCCGCCTGGGCACGGGAGTGACCGCATGA
- a CDS encoding ABC transporter ATP-binding protein, whose translation MIEVSGYTKRYGRHEAVSDLSFNVQPGAVFGLLGSNGAGKTTTIRALVGLTRPTSGTVRVQGFDVWKDPIRAKAAFGYIPDRPYLYGKLTARELLRFVAQLYRVDGADAGIDRWLEFFRLTDFGNELIETYSHGMRQKVAIIAALLPDPPVLIVDEPMVGLDPHAARQVRELFRAHADRGRTVLLTTHSLPLAEAVCDRLVVLDRGKVLGQGTMDDLRARTGTEAGGVHGDSLERIFFRLIEEEQAEAQAHAEHQTGAAERA comes from the coding sequence ATGATCGAGGTCAGTGGGTACACCAAACGCTACGGGCGGCACGAGGCCGTCAGCGACCTGAGTTTCAACGTGCAGCCCGGCGCGGTGTTCGGCCTGCTGGGCAGCAACGGGGCAGGGAAGACCACTACCATCCGCGCGCTCGTCGGCCTGACCCGCCCCACGAGCGGCACGGTGCGCGTGCAGGGCTTCGACGTCTGGAAGGACCCCATCAGGGCCAAGGCGGCGTTCGGGTACATCCCGGACCGCCCGTACCTGTACGGCAAACTGACGGCGCGCGAACTGCTGCGCTTCGTGGCCCAGCTGTACAGGGTGGACGGTGCCGACGCCGGGATCGACCGCTGGCTGGAGTTCTTCCGCCTGACCGACTTCGGGAACGAACTGATCGAGACGTACTCGCACGGCATGCGGCAGAAGGTCGCCATCATCGCCGCGCTGCTGCCCGACCCGCCCGTGCTGATCGTGGACGAACCCATGGTGGGCCTCGACCCGCACGCCGCGCGGCAGGTGCGTGAACTGTTCCGCGCGCACGCCGACCGGGGACGCACGGTGCTGCTCACCACGCACTCGCTGCCGCTGGCCGAGGCGGTATGCGACCGACTGGTCGTGCTGGACCGCGGCAAGGTGCTGGGTCAGGGCACCATGGACGACCTGCGCGCCCGCACCGGCACCGAGGCCGGAGGCGTGCACGGCGACAGTCTGGAACGCATCTTCTTCCGCCTGATCGAGGAGGAACAGGCCGAGGCGCAGGCCCACGCCGAACACCAGACCGGAGCGGCGGAACGCGCGTGA
- a CDS encoding saccharopine dehydrogenase family protein, which produces MSKVIIIGAGGVANVVAKKCAQNDSVFTQVLIATRTVAKADKIVAEIKEHMPDSRAVFTTATVDADNVPELVKLINDFGPVMVINVALPYQDLTIMDACLETGVHYLDTANYEPKDVAKFEYSWQWAYQDRFREKGLMALLGCGFDPGATQAFTAHHAKHHFQEIHYLDIVDCNNGNHGKAFATNFNPEINIREITANGRYWENGQWVETQPLEISQDIYYPKVATRKSFVLYHEELESLVKHFPTIKRARFWMTFGEAYIKHLNVLEGIGMTSIEPIDFRGMKVAPIEFLKAVLPAPESLAAGYSGQTCIGVQAKGIGKDGQPKVHFVYNVKDHADCYREVQAQGVSYTTGVPAMIGAMLMLQGEWMQPGVWNVEQLDPDPFFDAMNKWGLPISELADIELVKD; this is translated from the coding sequence ATGAGCAAGGTCATCATCATCGGAGCGGGCGGCGTCGCCAACGTCGTCGCCAAGAAATGCGCCCAGAACGACAGCGTCTTCACCCAAGTGCTGATCGCCACGCGCACCGTCGCCAAGGCCGACAAGATCGTCGCCGAAATCAAGGAGCACATGCCTGACAGCCGGGCCGTGTTCACCACCGCCACCGTCGACGCCGACAACGTCCCGGAACTGGTCAAGCTGATCAACGACTTCGGACCCGTGATGGTCATCAACGTCGCCCTGCCCTACCAGGACCTGACCATCATGGACGCCTGCCTGGAAACCGGCGTGCACTACCTGGACACCGCCAACTACGAACCCAAGGACGTCGCCAAGTTCGAGTACTCCTGGCAGTGGGCGTACCAGGACCGCTTCAGGGAGAAGGGCCTGATGGCGCTGCTCGGCTGCGGCTTCGACCCCGGCGCCACCCAGGCGTTCACCGCGCACCACGCCAAGCACCACTTCCAGGAAATCCACTACCTGGACATCGTGGACTGCAACAACGGCAACCACGGCAAGGCCTTCGCCACGAACTTCAACCCGGAAATCAACATCCGCGAGATCACCGCCAACGGCCGCTACTGGGAAAACGGCCAGTGGGTCGAAACCCAGCCCCTGGAAATCAGCCAGGACATCTACTACCCCAAAGTCGCCACCCGCAAGAGCTTCGTGCTGTACCACGAGGAACTCGAGTCCCTCGTCAAGCACTTCCCGACCATCAAGCGCGCCCGCTTCTGGATGACCTTCGGCGAGGCGTACATCAAGCACCTGAACGTCCTCGAAGGCATCGGCATGACCAGCATCGAACCCATCGACTTCCGCGGCATGAAAGTCGCCCCGATCGAGTTCCTGAAAGCCGTCCTCCCCGCCCCCGAAAGCCTTGCCGCCGGGTACAGCGGCCAGACCTGCATCGGCGTGCAGGCCAAGGGCATCGGCAAGGACGGCCAGCCCAAGGTGCACTTCGTGTACAACGTCAAGGACCACGCCGACTGCTACCGCGAGGTGCAGGCGCAGGGCGTCAGCTACACCACCGGCGTGCCCGCCATGATCGGCGCGATGCTGATGCTCCAGGGCGAGTGGATGCAGCCCGGCGTGTGGAACGTCGAGCAGCTCGACCCCGATCCCTTCTTCGACGCGATGAACAAGTGGGGCCTGCCCATCAGCGAACTGGCCGACATCGAACTCGTCAAGGACTGA
- a CDS encoding XdhC family protein, giving the protein MTPDPQRPTGDTEFIPDLPERLACLAREGASAVVATVVSRRAPVSAQVGDKALIHADGRMEGFVGGACSREIVRRQALLALQGGQARLVRIVPGAAPDAEHAFAERVTVPMNCASEGESEVFLEPLLPPRLLIVVGHTPVARAISAHAGLMGDRVWRVLDDDEVADEPDAVPLGTLTARLSALPAAQRARVRSVVASQGHYDETAIEALLRAQPNPVGLLASPKRAANVRETLAMLSSFGEADLGRIRAPVGLNVGARTPHEVALSVLAELVQLDRQASGPTRSVSEQLPAVPAAPTAEPSPAPPTLLAQVMDLPALTVLNAAPTAPAEAGSAVDPVCGMTVTLPARHTAELDGQTYAFCCPHCKARFLKDPARYLTA; this is encoded by the coding sequence ATGACCCCTGATCCCCAGCGTCCCACCGGGGACACCGAATTCATTCCCGACCTGCCCGAACGGCTGGCATGTCTGGCGCGCGAGGGTGCGTCGGCGGTCGTGGCGACGGTCGTGTCGCGCCGCGCGCCCGTGTCGGCGCAGGTGGGCGATAAGGCCCTGATTCACGCGGACGGTCGCATGGAGGGCTTCGTGGGCGGCGCTTGTTCCCGCGAGATCGTGCGGCGGCAGGCACTGCTGGCGTTGCAGGGCGGGCAGGCGCGGCTGGTGCGGATCGTGCCGGGCGCCGCGCCGGACGCCGAGCACGCCTTCGCCGAGCGGGTCACGGTGCCCATGAACTGCGCGTCGGAAGGGGAGAGCGAGGTGTTCCTGGAACCGCTGCTGCCGCCGCGCCTGCTGATCGTGGTGGGCCACACGCCGGTCGCGCGGGCCATCTCTGCGCACGCTGGCCTGATGGGTGACCGCGTGTGGCGCGTGCTGGACGACGACGAGGTGGCGGACGAGCCGGACGCCGTGCCGCTGGGCACCCTGACCGCCCGCCTGTCGGCCCTGCCTGCCGCGCAGCGCGCGCGGGTGCGCAGCGTCGTGGCCTCGCAGGGACATTACGACGAGACGGCAATCGAGGCGTTGCTGCGCGCCCAGCCGAACCCGGTGGGCCTGCTGGCCAGCCCGAAACGCGCCGCGAACGTCCGCGAGACGCTGGCCATGCTGAGCTCCTTCGGGGAGGCGGACCTGGGCCGCATCCGTGCGCCCGTGGGCCTGAACGTGGGCGCCCGCACCCCGCACGAGGTGGCGCTGAGCGTGCTGGCAGAACTGGTGCAGCTGGACCGGCAGGCGTCCGGGCCGACCCGATCAGTGTCTGAGCAGCTCCCGGCCGTGCCCGCCGCGCCCACTGCTGAACCGTCACCTGCGCCACCCACGCTGCTGGCGCAGGTGATGGACCTGCCTGCCCTGACCGTCCTGAACGCCGCACCTACCGCCCCGGCAGAGGCGGGCAGCGCCGTGGACCCGGTGTGCGGCATGACCGTCACCCTCCCGGCCCGGCATACTGCCGAACTGGACGGGCAGACGTACGCCTTCTGTTGCCCGCACTGCAAGGCCCGCTTCCTGAAAGACCCGGCGCGCTACCTGACGGCCTGA
- a CDS encoding aerobic carbon-monoxide dehydrogenase large subunit has protein sequence MSIETDAANNAGPQTLTMGKSMKRKEDPRFLTGNGNYVDDMRLPGMLYMAIVHSPYPHANIKGIDKTAALAMPGVKAVITGEDLVAASLAWLPTFHGFDKQMVLAVGKVLFQHQEVAAVFAETREAARDAAELVDVDYEPLDPVISPFDSMKDEIILRDDREDKTNHIYHWDSGDKDGTQTALDDSEVVVTERIYAPRCHPAPLEPCGCVAQFDAMGRLHFWVTSQAPHVYRTAISLVTGIPEDKIRVISPDIGGGFGNKVPVYPGYVCAIVGALILKTPVKWIETRTENLTTTGFARDYHMDVTIGAKKDGTVTALKVKTVADHGAFDAAADPSKYPAGMFGVVTGSYQFPVAFAELDAYFTNKAPGGVAYRCSFRVTEASYAIERGMDILAQKLTMDPAELRRKNFVRKDQFPYDSALGFTYDSGDYEGTMDKALNQIGYAELRREQVEKRARGEYMGIGISTFTEVVGAGPSKHFDILGIKMFDSAEIRIHPTGTGIIRTGTKSQGQGHETTWAQIVAEELGLDPQNLLVEEGDTDTAPYGLGTYASRSTPVAGAALALAARRVREKAKKVAAHLLEAATEDIEWVEHKFQVMGAPSRSVTMKEVAFAAYTNPGEGNEPGLEASLYYDPPNMTFPHGAYIAVVDVDAETGEVKVRRFLAIDDCGTVINPMIVEGQVHGGLTEGFAIAFMQEIPYDEQGNNMAPNFMEYLIPTSVEAPVWETGSTVTPSPHHPIGAKGVGESPNVGSPAAFVNAVMDALSPLGVTHIDMPLTREKVWKAIRNAEAAAASD, from the coding sequence GTGAGCATCGAAACCGACGCCGCGAACAACGCCGGCCCGCAGACCCTGACCATGGGCAAGAGCATGAAACGCAAGGAAGACCCCCGCTTCCTGACCGGGAACGGCAACTACGTGGACGACATGCGCCTGCCCGGCATGCTGTACATGGCCATCGTGCACAGCCCCTACCCGCACGCGAACATCAAGGGGATCGACAAGACGGCCGCGCTGGCCATGCCCGGCGTGAAGGCCGTCATCACCGGCGAGGACCTCGTGGCCGCGTCGCTGGCGTGGCTGCCTACCTTCCACGGCTTCGACAAGCAGATGGTCCTGGCCGTCGGGAAGGTCCTGTTCCAGCATCAGGAAGTCGCGGCCGTGTTCGCCGAGACCCGCGAGGCCGCCCGCGACGCCGCCGAACTGGTCGACGTGGACTACGAACCCCTCGACCCGGTCATCAGTCCCTTCGACTCCATGAAAGACGAGATCATCCTGCGCGACGACCGCGAGGACAAGACCAACCACATCTACCACTGGGACAGCGGCGACAAGGACGGCACCCAGACCGCGCTGGACGACTCCGAGGTCGTGGTCACCGAGCGCATCTACGCGCCCCGCTGCCACCCCGCCCCGCTGGAACCCTGCGGCTGCGTCGCGCAGTTCGACGCCATGGGCCGCCTGCACTTCTGGGTGACCAGTCAGGCGCCGCACGTGTACCGCACCGCCATCTCGCTCGTGACCGGCATCCCCGAGGACAAGATCCGCGTGATCTCCCCGGACATCGGCGGCGGCTTCGGTAACAAGGTCCCGGTGTACCCCGGCTACGTGTGCGCCATCGTGGGCGCCCTGATCCTCAAGACGCCCGTCAAGTGGATCGAGACCCGCACCGAGAACCTCACCACCACCGGCTTCGCCCGCGACTACCACATGGACGTCACCATCGGCGCGAAGAAGGACGGCACCGTCACCGCCCTGAAAGTCAAGACCGTCGCCGACCACGGCGCGTTCGACGCGGCCGCCGACCCCAGCAAGTACCCGGCCGGAATGTTCGGCGTCGTGACCGGCAGTTACCAGTTCCCGGTCGCGTTCGCGGAACTCGATGCGTATTTCACGAACAAGGCGCCGGGCGGCGTCGCGTACCGCTGCTCGTTCCGCGTGACCGAAGCCAGTTACGCCATCGAGCGCGGCATGGACATCCTGGCGCAAAAACTCACCATGGACCCCGCCGAACTGCGCCGCAAGAACTTCGTGCGCAAGGACCAGTTCCCGTACGACAGCGCCCTGGGCTTCACGTACGACAGCGGCGACTACGAAGGCACCATGGACAAGGCCCTGAACCAGATCGGGTACGCCGAACTGCGCCGCGAACAGGTCGAGAAACGCGCCCGTGGCGAGTACATGGGCATCGGCATCAGCACCTTCACCGAGGTCGTCGGCGCCGGACCCAGCAAGCACTTCGACATCCTGGGCATCAAGATGTTCGACAGCGCCGAGATCCGCATTCACCCCACCGGGACCGGCATCATCCGCACCGGCACGAAAAGCCAGGGCCAGGGCCACGAAACCACCTGGGCGCAGATCGTCGCCGAGGAACTCGGCCTGGACCCCCAGAACCTGCTGGTCGAGGAAGGCGACACCGACACCGCCCCCTACGGCCTGGGCACCTACGCCAGCCGCAGCACCCCGGTCGCCGGAGCTGCGCTGGCCCTCGCCGCCCGCCGCGTGCGCGAGAAAGCCAAGAAAGTCGCCGCGCACCTGCTGGAAGCCGCGACTGAAGACATCGAATGGGTCGAGCATAAATTCCAGGTGATGGGTGCCCCCAGCCGCAGCGTCACCATGAAAGAAGTCGCATTCGCGGCGTACACCAACCCCGGCGAGGGCAACGAACCCGGCCTGGAAGCCAGCCTGTACTACGACCCGCCCAACATGACCTTCCCGCACGGCGCGTACATCGCCGTCGTGGACGTCGACGCCGAGACCGGCGAGGTCAAGGTCCGCCGCTTCCTCGCCATCGACGACTGCGGCACCGTCATCAACCCCATGATCGTCGAGGGACAGGTGCACGGCGGCCTCACTGAGGGCTTCGCCATCGCCTTCATGCAGGAAATCCCCTACGACGAACAGGGCAACAACATGGCCCCGAACTTCATGGAGTACCTGATCCCCACCAGCGTCGAAGCGCCCGTCTGGGAGACCGGCAGCACCGTCACGCCCAGCCCCCACCACCCCATCGGCGCCAAGGGCGTCGGCGAGAGCCCCAACGTCGGCAGTCCCGCCGCGTTCGTGAACGCCGTCATGGACGCCCTGTCGCCCCTGGGTGTCACGCACATCGACATGCCCCTGACCCGCGAGAAAGTCTGGAAGGCCATCCGCAACGCAGAAGCCGCCGCCGCGAGCGACTGA